The genomic segment AGCACGGCATTCGCCCGCCTGCGCGAGCCGCAGTGAGCCCGGGCCCGGATCAACGATTCATCGTTGGCCCCGGGCGACCTGCTATCATGGGGCCGCCCTTGAGCTTTCGACTCCTCTGACCGAAACAGATCAAAACAGATCGAAAACGACAGGAAACCCCGGAACGGGCGGAAAAAGCATCATGCAGACCTTCATCGCAACTCTGATTCTATTTTGTCTGGCCGCCGCCGGCATGGCGGTAGGTTTGATCTTTTCGAATCGAAGCCTGCGCGGTTCCTGTGGCGGAACGGGCAAGGACTGCAGTTGTAGTGAGAAAGAGCAGAAGGAATGCGCGCTGAAAAAGGAACATCAGGCGCACGCCGGAGCGCACTGAGGATTCAGGAGCGCTGCTTGATCGGGTAGCCGTTGCGGAAGAGTTGCTCCCCGAGTTGGTTGCCGGCGTTGTCCCAGGAAATCAGTTTGCCGTGTTGGAGTCCTCGCTGGAACTCGGCTTGAACTCGCTTTTTTCCGTTCGGGTACCAGCGTGTCCACACTCCGACACGGAGCCCATCTTCGTACGCGCCCGATCTCGCAGGACGCCCGTCGGGGTACCACTCGGAATACCAGCCGTGCTTGAGTCCCTGGTCGAGACCGACCCGCACACACCATTCTTTGAATCCCGCCGGAGGTTCGTCACCTTGGCGTTCGGTTCCGGGAGGGCAGTCAGGGCGGTACGGGACTACGAAACCGACGCCACCGTCATACGCGTTATTCGCCCGACTGGCGGAGGCCCTGGCAAGAGATTCTGAATCTTGGGCCTGTTCTTGGCGTGAGGCAGCCAAGTCATCGGATTGACGGTTCGCAACGACACCTCCAGCCAGAACCACAAGCGCAATACAAACCAGCACCGCTGGACTGCGAAGGTGATCGATTTGCGACATGAGATCCACAGCCCAAGACTCCCCATCTGACCAAGTCTCGAGTCGTATCGTCCCCCCGCCCAAACCAATTTAGCCCGCCAACACCTCAATATGCCCGGCTTGCCCATCCACCACTTCACCGATCACCGCCCGAGTCTCGACCCCATTCTCCTCGAGTTGCTCGAGCAACTGACGCTCATTCTCCGGACGTACTGCAATCACCAATCCCCCTGATGTCTGGGCATCCGCGAGAATCAGGCGGTCGTCCTGGGAGACTGATTCGGCAAACTTCGTGGTGGCTTCGATGTAGCGAAGGTTGTTCTTGCTCCCCCCCGGCACCAGCCCCTCGGAGGCGAGCCGCCGGGTCGCCGCGAACATGGGGACCGATGCGGCCTGGATCCGAGCCGACAAACCAGAACCCATCACGAGGTTGTAGACGTGTCCCAACAACCCAAAACCCGTGACGTCAGTTGCCGCGCGAGAACCGGCTGCCAAGGCAGCGTCCTTGGCACCCTTGTTCAGGGTTTGCATCGCCGAGATCACCTCATGCATCTCGGCTTCCGTGAGTTTCTGGTGCTTGATCGCCTGGGCGGCGATCCCCGATCCGATCGGTTTCGTGAGCACCAGCCGGTCTCCAACCCGGGCACCGGTTTGTGAGAGAGTTCGCTCTGGGTCGACGTCTCCGATCACACACAACCCGTACTTGAGCTCCGGGTCGAGCACCGTATGTCCCCCGACAATCGCGCAACCCGCTTCTGCGGCTTTGTCGGTACCTCCCTGGAGAATGCGCGTCAAAATTTCGGGCGGAACTTCGTCCTCGGGAAAACCGCAAATCGCCAACGCGACCCGGGGCTCGCCCCCCATCGCGTAGACGTCGGAGAGTGAATTCGCCGCAGCAATCGCTCCAAACTGCACCGGATCGTCGACAATCGGAGTGATGAAATCCACCGTGAAAGCGAGCTTCGACACATCGCCTGTATTCACGAGGGCGGCATCATCCATCGGGCCGACATTTGTATCGACCCACGAATTTGAAAACGTATTCAGTTTCGACAGGACCTGACCCAGGCCCTCAGCACTTAGCTTGCGCGCTCAACCACCGGCGGGAACAAGCTGGGTCAATCGAATATCACCCATGATGCCTCCTATTGATGCCGACTCTTGATACCCCACCCCCTTGATCGATCGCAACTTCCTGGAATCATTAGCGCATGAGACTGCGGATCCAGATGCTCTGCCCAGCCCCTCCCGGTTCCCGAAACGGCAACCGAATCACGGCGCTGCGTTGGTCGCGCTTCCTCCGCTCACTCGGACACCAGGTCGAGATTCTCCACGACCTCGATGATCGCGATATCGGTGCGCGAGCCGACGTGCTCGTACTTCTTCACGCCGCAAAATGCGCGAACGCAGCGCGGCGATTCCGCGAGAACTACCCCGAGCGCTCGTTGGTGGTGGCCCTCACCGGAACCGATCTGTATCGGGATCTCGCAAGGCAACCCCGAGTGCATCGCTCCCTCGAACTTGCAGACCGGATCATCTTGTTGCAACGCGCAGGTCTCGCAAATCTCGCCCCTCACCTTCGGCGCAAGTCCCACGTGATTCATCAGAGCAGCGTTCCGGTAGCTGCACCGCGGTTTTCGTTCGATCGCCACTTTTACGTCTGTGTCGTTGGCCACATGCGTGCGGTCAAGGATCCGCTGCGCTGCGCAATGGCCGTGCGCGCACTACCGA from the Myxococcales bacterium genome contains:
- the selD gene encoding selenide, water dikinase SelD encodes the protein MGQVLSKLNTFSNSWVDTNVGPMDDAALVNTGDVSKLAFTVDFITPIVDDPVQFGAIAAANSLSDVYAMGGEPRVALAICGFPEDEVPPEILTRILQGGTDKAAEAGCAIVGGHTVLDPELKYGLCVIGDVDPERTLSQTGARVGDRLVLTKPIGSGIAAQAIKHQKLTEAEMHEVISAMQTLNKGAKDAALAAGSRAATDVTGFGLLGHVYNLVMGSGLSARIQAASVPMFAATRRLASEGLVPGGSKNNLRYIEATTKFAESVSQDDRLILADAQTSGGLVIAVRPENERQLLEQLEENGVETRAVIGEVVDGQAGHIEVLAG
- a CDS encoding TIGR04348 family glycosyltransferase, which codes for MRIQMLCPAPPGSRNGNRITALRWSRFLRSLGHQVEILHDLDDRDIGARADVLVLLHAAKCANAARRFRENYPERSLVVALTGTDLYRDLARQPRVHRSLELADRIILLQRAGLANLAPHLRRKSHVIHQSSVPVAAPRFSFDRHFYVCVVGHMRAVKDPLRCAMAVRALPKSSRIRVTHIGRAMTERFAALASREDEENPRYSWLGEFTHARTRRRIAQSHVLVLTSRMEGGANVISEACAAGVPILASRIEGSVGLLGAKHPGMFEVGNTRELRGLLLAAENDSTFYEKLRRASLQKAPQFKPSLERTAWRKLLAKLPN